The genomic region AATGACTATCTCGGTCTCGCCGGACATCCCGACATCGTCCATGCGGCAACTGAAGCCACCCGCCGCTACGGAGTCGGTTCCGGGGCATCCCGCCTGGTTTCAGGGACGTTGTCCCCGCACAAAGATATGGAGCGGGCCCTCGCCCGATTCAAAAGAACCGCCTCGGCGCTCGCCTTCGGATCGGGATACCTCGCCAATCTCGGCGCGATCCCTGCGTTGATCGGCCGAGGAGGGCTCATTCTTGCGGATCGACTGTGCCATGCGAGCCTCATCGATGCCTGCCGTCTGAGCGGCGCCGATTTCCGGATCTATCGTCACAATGACCTGGATCATCTCAAGGCATTGCTCTCGCGCAGGAAAGCGGCGCGGCGGACGATGGTTGTGACCGACGGCGTCTTCAGCATGGACGGGGATCTAGCCCCTCTGGCCGAATTGTTCGGCTTGACTCGACAGTATGACGCCGAATTGTATGTGGATGACGCACATGGGACCGGAGTGATGGGACAAACCGGCCGAGGCACGTTGGAGCATTTTCACCTCGAGGAGACCGTTCCCTTTCATATGGGCACGTTGAGCAAGGCCGTGGGCTGTGCGGGCGGCTATATCGCCGGCACGGAAACGCTCATCACCTTTTTGCTCAATACCAGCCGTTCATTCATGTATACGACGGCTCCTCCTCCCGGTATCGCGGCGGCCGTAGTCGCGGCGCTGGACATCATGCAGCGCGAACCAGAACGGAGACAACGGCTGTGGGCCAATCGCGAGCGGCTGTGCGACGGATTGAACCGGCTGGGATTTACGATCGGAGCCAGCGCGAGCCCCATCATTCCCATCATCATCGGTCGGGCGGACCGGGCGCTTACCTTCGCCGAACAACTGTTCTCCAAAGGCGTTTTCGCTCCGGCGATCCGCCCGCCGACCGTTCCCGAATCGACCAGCCGTATACGCGTCACCGTCACGTCGGCGCACACTGCCGAGCAGATCGACCACGCTGTAACTGCATTCCGGCTTGCAGGCGAATCGATCCGACTCATCTGACCGAACATTCACGACTCTCCCCGACGATTTCTAGCGATTTCCTTGATTTCGCAATGGCATATGGCATGATGATTTTCGCATTCTGTCTTCATTGATCGTCATCCTTTCCCATCGAGGAGTTCTTTCATGGATATTTCCAAACTGCTGACGTTCTCGGCCAAAGAGGGGGCTTCCGACTGTCACATCAGCGCCGGCGAGCCTCCGATGATCCGGCTGCACGGCGATCTCAAGAAGTTGGATCATCCTCCTTTGACATCCGAGGAAACTCATGCGCTGATCTACGACATGATGAGCGATGCACAGCGTAAGACATTCGAGGAGAAGCGCGAGTGCGACTTCTCATTTGAATTGGGCGACATCGCACGCTTCCGCGTGAACGTGTTCGTACAGAATCGCGGGCTGGGAGCCGTGTTCCGAAACATTCCGACCGAAATCATTCCGATGGAAAAGTTGGGCATGCCTCCGATTCTCCGTCAGTTATGCGACAAGGAAAAGGGGCTCATTCTTGTCACCGGGCCGACCGGTTCCGGGAAATCCACCACATTGGCGTCGATGGTCGATTACCTCAACAATACGTTCGAAGGTCATATCATCACGATCGAAGACCCCATCGAGTTCGTGCATAAGACAAAGAAATGCCTCGTAAATCAGCGTGAATTGGGAGTGCATACGCTTTCGTTCGCCAACGCGCTCAGATCGGCGCTTCGAGAAGACCCCGACATCGTCCTCGTCGGCGAAATGCGCGACCTGGAGACGATCCAACTGGCGCTCACCGCGGCCGAGACCGGGCACCTGGTATTCGGCACCCTGCACACCTCGAGCGCGCCGAAGACCATCGACCGCATCATCGACGCCTTCCCCCCTGCCCAACAGGCGCAGGTCCGCACACAGCTCTCAGAGGCCCTTGAAGCGGTCATCACGCAAACT from Nitrospira japonica harbors:
- the bioF gene encoding 8-amino-7-oxononanoate synthase, coding for MFDKLLGDLDAQHLTRHLTEVSTGVAPTVTIDGREILLLASNDYLGLAGHPDIVHAATEATRRYGVGSGASRLVSGTLSPHKDMERALARFKRTASALAFGSGYLANLGAIPALIGRGGLILADRLCHASLIDACRLSGADFRIYRHNDLDHLKALLSRRKAARRTMVVTDGVFSMDGDLAPLAELFGLTRQYDAELYVDDAHGTGVMGQTGRGTLEHFHLEETVPFHMGTLSKAVGCAGGYIAGTETLITFLLNTSRSFMYTTAPPPGIAAAVVAALDIMQREPERRQRLWANRERLCDGLNRLGFTIGASASPIIPIIIGRADRALTFAEQLFSKGVFAPAIRPPTVPESTSRIRVTVTSAHTAEQIDHAVTAFRLAGESIRLI
- a CDS encoding type IV pilus twitching motility protein PilT; protein product: MDISKLLTFSAKEGASDCHISAGEPPMIRLHGDLKKLDHPPLTSEETHALIYDMMSDAQRKTFEEKRECDFSFELGDIARFRVNVFVQNRGLGAVFRNIPTEIIPMEKLGMPPILRQLCDKEKGLILVTGPTGSGKSTTLASMVDYLNNTFEGHIITIEDPIEFVHKTKKCLVNQRELGVHTLSFANALRSALREDPDIVLVGEMRDLETIQLALTAAETGHLVFGTLHTSSAPKTIDRIIDAFPPAQQAQVRTQLSEALEAVITQTLLKKKAGGRVAALEIMVATTAIRNLIREAKLHQIPGIMQASQRDGMQTMDMALIDLAARGVVTKGEAQSRSMNPNLFGGPAVGAA